One stretch of Brevibacillus laterosporus DNA includes these proteins:
- a CDS encoding MerR family transcriptional regulator, with amino-acid sequence MSDEIRRNMALFPIGIVMKLTDLTARQIRYYEQHGLVTPVRTEGKQRLFSFNDVDRLLEIKELIDKGLNIAGIKQVIQLKEPVVEAPILPEKTAARPQMSEKELLQLLKQQIIHPGANRLGESALIRGELSRFFH; translated from the coding sequence ATGAGTGATGAAATTCGTCGCAACATGGCCCTTTTTCCCATAGGCATCGTGATGAAGTTAACCGACCTGACTGCACGACAGATTCGGTATTATGAACAACACGGGTTAGTTACGCCAGTTCGTACAGAAGGGAAACAGCGGTTATTTTCGTTTAATGATGTCGATCGTCTTTTAGAAATTAAAGAATTGATTGACAAGGGCTTAAATATCGCCGGAATTAAACAGGTGATTCAGTTGAAAGAACCTGTCGTGGAAGCGCCGATCTTACCAGAAAAAACGGCAGCTCGTCCACAAATGTCGGAGAAGGAATTATTGCAATTATTAAAACAACAAATTATTCACCCCGGTGCTAATCGCTTAGGCGAATCGGCATTGATTCGTGGAGAACTTTCCCGGTTCTTCCACTAG
- the glnA gene encoding type I glutamate--ammonia ligase encodes MSRFTKEDIMRFADEENVKYIRLQFTDLMGISKNVEIPVSQLPKALDNKMMFDGSSIEGFVRIEESDMYLFPDLDTWVVFPWGTEFGKVARLICDVYMPDGKPFEGDPRYILKKVMKEAEELGYTDFNVGPEPEFFLFKIDEKGEPTLNLNDQGGYFDFAPLDMGENCRRDIVLTLEKMGFEIEASHHEVAPGQHEIDFKYANALQAADQILTFKLVVKTIAREHGLHATFMPKPMFGVSGSGMHAHQSLFIGTENAFYDESDELGLSQTAKYYLAGLLKHARGFAAITNPLVNSYKRLVPGYEAPCYVAWSAKNRSPLVRIPASRGMGTRLEVRNPDPAANPYLALAVMLKAGLDGIKNKLELQPAVDRNIYVMNEADREANGIDSLPSTLKEAIECLKADRVICEALGEHASLHFIEAKEIEWDMFRTRVHEWERSQYMNTY; translated from the coding sequence ATGAGCCGTTTTACCAAAGAAGACATTATGCGTTTTGCCGATGAAGAGAATGTGAAGTATATCCGTTTGCAATTTACTGACCTAATGGGTATCAGTAAAAATGTTGAGATTCCGGTTTCTCAATTGCCAAAAGCGTTAGACAACAAGATGATGTTTGACGGATCTTCCATTGAGGGTTTCGTGCGCATTGAAGAATCTGACATGTATCTTTTCCCAGACCTTGACACATGGGTGGTATTCCCGTGGGGTACTGAATTCGGAAAAGTGGCTCGTTTGATCTGTGATGTGTATATGCCTGATGGTAAGCCATTTGAAGGTGATCCTCGCTATATTTTGAAAAAGGTAATGAAAGAAGCAGAAGAGCTTGGCTATACGGATTTCAACGTTGGCCCAGAACCTGAATTCTTCTTGTTCAAAATTGATGAAAAAGGGGAACCTACCCTTAATTTAAATGACCAAGGTGGATACTTTGACTTTGCACCACTAGACATGGGTGAAAACTGTCGTCGTGATATCGTGTTAACTTTGGAGAAAATGGGCTTTGAAATCGAAGCTTCTCACCATGAAGTGGCTCCAGGACAACATGAAATTGATTTTAAATATGCAAATGCCTTGCAAGCAGCTGATCAAATTCTAACGTTCAAACTGGTTGTTAAAACCATTGCTCGAGAACATGGTCTGCACGCAACCTTTATGCCAAAGCCAATGTTTGGTGTAAGTGGTTCTGGTATGCATGCTCATCAATCTCTGTTCATTGGCACAGAAAATGCATTCTATGATGAATCTGATGAGCTAGGTTTAAGTCAAACTGCAAAATACTACCTAGCTGGTCTTTTGAAGCATGCAAGAGGGTTTGCTGCAATCACGAACCCACTAGTTAACTCTTACAAGCGTCTCGTTCCAGGCTATGAAGCGCCTTGTTACGTGGCATGGTCTGCGAAAAACCGTTCTCCATTAGTTCGTATCCCTGCTTCACGTGGAATGGGGACTCGTTTAGAAGTGCGCAATCCTGATCCAGCAGCGAACCCATACTTGGCACTAGCCGTTATGCTAAAAGCAGGTTTGGATGGAATTAAGAACAAATTAGAATTGCAACCTGCTGTTGACCGTAACATCTACGTAATGAACGAAGCTGATCGCGAAGCAAATGGCATTGATAGCCTACCATCTACGTTAAAAGAGGCAATTGAGTGCCTGAAGGCGGATCGTGTTATCTGTGAAGCACTTGGTGAGCATGCGTCGTTACACTTCATTGAAGCGAAAGAAATCGAATGGGATATGTTCCGCACACGTGTACACGAGTGGGAGCGTAGCCAATACATGAATACGTATTAA